From one Papio anubis isolate 15944 chromosome 12, Panubis1.0, whole genome shotgun sequence genomic stretch:
- the B3GAT1 gene encoding galactosylgalactosylxylosylprotein 3-beta-glucuronosyltransferase 1 isoform X3: MCRLINPHEGSDPRREAPPGSDPREYCMSDRDIVEVVRTEYVYTRPPPWSDTLPTIHVVTPTYSRPVQKAELTRMANTLLHVPNLHWLVVEDAPRRTPLTARLLRDTGLNYTHLHVETPRNYKLRGDARDPRIPRGTMQRNLALRWLRETFPRNSSQPGVVYFADDDNTYSLELFEEMRSTRRVSVWPVAFVGGLRYEAPRVNGAGKVVGWKTVFDPHRPFAIDMAGFAVNLRLILQRSQAYFKLRGVKGGYQESSLLRELVTLNDLEPKAANCTKILVWHTRTEKPVLVNEGKKGFTDPSVEI; this comes from the exons ATGTGTCGACTCATTAATCCAC ATGAGGGCAGCGACCCCCGACGCGAAGCGCCGCCCGGCTCGGACCCCAGAGAGTACTGCATGTCCGACCGCGACATCGTGGAGGTGGTGCGCACCGAGTACGTGTACACGCGGCCGCCGCCGTGGTCCGACACGCTGCCCACCATCCACGTGGTGACGCCCACCTACAGCCGCCCGGTGCAGAAGGCCGAGCTGACGCGCATGGCCAACACGCTGCTGCACGTGCCCAACCTGCACTGGCTGGTGGTGGAGGACGCGCCGCGCCGGACCCCGCTGACCGCGCGCCTGCTGCGCGACACCGGCCTCAACTACACGCACCTGCACGTGGAGACGCCCCGCAACTACAAGCTGCGAGGAGACGCCCGCGACCCACGCATCCCGCGGGGCACCATGCAGCGCAACCTGGCCCTGCGCTGGCTGCGCGAGACCTTCCCGCGCAACTCCAGCCAGCCCGGCGTGGTGTACTTCGCGGACGACGACAACACCTACAGCCTGGAGCTCTTCGAGGAG ATGCGCAGCACCAGGAGGGTGTCCGTGTGGCCCGTCGCTTTCGTGGGTGGCCTGCGGTACGAGGCCCCACGGGTGAACGGGGCAGGGAAGGTGGTCGGCTGGAAGACGGTGTTTGACCCCCACCGGCCATTTGCAATAGACATGGCTGGATTTGCAGTCAACCTGCGGCTCATTCTGCAGCGAAGCCAGGCCTACTTCAAGCTGCGAGGTGTGAAGGGAGGCTACCAGGAAAGCAGCCTCCTTCGAGAACTTGTCACCCTCAATGACCTGGAGCCCAAGGCAGCCAACTGCACCAAG ATCCTGGTGTGGCACACACGGACAGAGAAGCCAGTGCTGGTGAATGAGGGCAAGAAGGGCTTCACTGACCCCTCGGTGGAGATCTGA
- the GLB1L2 gene encoding beta-galactosidase-1-like protein 2 isoform X1 has protein sequence MDLGGLPSWLLQDPGMRLRTTYKGFTEAVDLYFDHLMSRVVPLQYKRGGPIIAVQVENEYGSYNKDPAYMAYVKKALEDRGIVELLLTSDNKDGLSKGIVQGVLATINLQSTRELQLLTTFLFNVQGTQPKMVMEYWTGWFDSWGGPHNILDSSEVLKTVSAIVDAGSSINLYMFHGGTNFGFMNGAMHFHDYKSDVTSYDYDAVLTEAGDYTAKYMKLRDFFGSISGIPLPPPPDLLPKMSCEPITPVLYLSLWDALKYMGEPIKSEKPINMENLPVNGGNGQSFGYILYETSITSSGVLSGRVRDRGQVFVNTVSIGFLDYKTTKIAVPLIQGYTVLRILVENRGRVNYGENIDDQRKGLIGNLYLNDSPLKKFRIYSLDMKKSFFQRFGLDKWSSLPETPTLPAFFLGSLSISSTPCDTFLKLEGWEKGVVFINGQNLGRYWNIGPQKTLYLPGPWLSSGINQVIIFEETMAGPALQFTETPHLGRNQYIKVTGWAGETEFLSPASS, from the exons ATGGACCTCGGGGGCTTGCCCAG CTGGCTACTCCAAGACCCTGGCATGAGGCTGCGGACAACTTACAAGGGCTTCACCGAAGCAGTGGACCTTTATTTTGACCACCTGATGTCCAGGGTGGTGCCACTCCAG TACAAGCGTGGAGGACCCATCATTGCCGTGCAGGTGGAGAATGAATATGGTTCCTATAATAAAGACCCCGCTTATATGGCCTACGTCAAGAAG GCACTGGAGGACCGTGGCATCGTGGAACTGCTCCTGACTTCAGACAACAAGGATGGGCTGAGCAAGGGGATTGTCCAGGGAG TGTTGGCCACCATCAACTTGCAGTCAACACGTGAGCTGCAGCTACTGACCACCTTTCTCTTCAACGTCCAG GGGACTCAGCCCAAGATGGTGATGGAGTACTGGACGGGGTGGTTTGACTCGTGGGGAGGCCCTCACAATATCCTGGATTCTTCTG AGGTTTTAAAAACCGTGTCTGCCATTGTGGACGCCGGCTCCTCCATCAACCTCTACATGTTCCATGGAGGCACCAACTTTGGCTTCATGAATGGAGCCATGCACTTCCATGACTACAAGTCAGATGTCACCAGCTATG ACTATGACGCTGTGCTGACAGAAGCCGGAGATTACACAGCCAAGTACATGAAGCTTCGAGACTTCTTCGGCTCCATCTCAG gcattcctctccctcccccacctgaCCTACTTCCCAAGATGTCGTGTGAGCCCATAACGCCAGTCTTGTACCTGTCTCTGTGGGATGCCCTCAAGTACATGGGGGAG CCAATCAAGTCTGAAAAGCCCATCAACATGGAGAACCTGCCAGTCAACGGGGGAAATGGACAGTCCTTTGGGTACATTCTCTACGAGACCAGCATCACCTCATCCGGCGTCCTCAGCGGCCGCGTGCGTGATCGGGGGCAG GTGTTTGTGAACACAGTATCCATAGGATTCTTGGACTACAAGACAACGAAGATCGCTGTTCCTCTGATCCAG GGTTACACCGTGCTGAGGATCTTGGTGGAGAATCGTGGGCGAGTCAACTACGGGGAGAATATTGATGACCAGCGCAAAG GCTTGATTGGAAATCTCTATCTGAATGATTCACCCCTGAAAAAATTCAGAATCTACAGCCTGGATATGAAGAAGAGCTTTTTTCAGAG GTTCGGCCTGGACAAATGGAGTTCCCTCCCAGAAACACCCACATTGCCTGCTTTCTTCTTGGGTAGCTTGTCCATCAGCTCCACCCCTTGTGACACCTTTCTAAAGCTGGAG GGCTGGGAGAAGGGGGTTGTATTCATCAATGGCCAGAACCTTGGACGTTACTGGAACATTGGACCCCAGAAGACACTGTACCTCCCAGGTCCCTGGTTGAGCAGCGGAATCAACCAG GTCATCATTTTTGAGGAGACGATGGCGGGCCCTGCACTACAGTTCACGGAAACCCCCCACCTGGGCAGGAACCAGTACATTAA GGTGACAGGCTGGGCCGGAGAAACCGAATTCCTCAGCCCTGCGTCTTCCTGA